From the Ignavibacteriales bacterium genome, one window contains:
- the atpB gene encoding F0F1 ATP synthase subunit A, whose amino-acid sequence MIFESSLIADTLHHTAQTVADTAAAAHASGGHGEGFNFVHLLEHIKNSNSVELPGIHLMLPQFAPMQIGGITLDLSLTKHVFFLLLGAVLLLIASVYAARSYKKNLVPRGFVNLMELIIIFIRDEVVLPNMGPGGLKYLPYLLTTFFYILIMNLSGLVPFGATATGNIMVTAGLAIIAFFMIQISAIRAKGLRHYLAELTGGTPWFLWPIMIPIEILGLFTKPFALCMRLFANMTGGHIVILSLFGLIFMFRSFIVAPVSVLFVVGIYMLELFVAFLQAYVFTMLTSLFMGLGMQGEHHEESHTH is encoded by the coding sequence TTGATCTTTGAATCTTCTTTGATAGCTGATACACTTCACCACACTGCTCAGACAGTTGCAGATACTGCGGCAGCAGCGCATGCTTCCGGCGGGCATGGAGAAGGATTTAATTTCGTGCACTTGCTGGAGCATATAAAAAATTCGAATAGCGTTGAATTACCCGGTATTCATCTCATGCTGCCTCAGTTTGCACCGATGCAGATAGGCGGTATCACCTTAGATCTTTCTCTGACAAAACATGTCTTCTTCCTCCTTCTTGGCGCTGTTCTGCTTCTCATCGCTTCTGTGTATGCAGCACGATCGTATAAGAAGAACCTTGTTCCGCGAGGATTTGTGAACCTGATGGAATTGATTATCATTTTCATCAGAGATGAAGTCGTATTACCGAATATGGGACCGGGTGGACTCAAGTATCTGCCGTACTTGCTGACGACATTCTTCTACATCCTTATTATGAATCTTTCCGGATTAGTGCCTTTCGGTGCGACTGCAACCGGTAATATTATGGTCACTGCCGGGCTTGCCATTATCGCATTCTTCATGATTCAGATATCAGCAATTAGAGCTAAGGGCCTCAGACATTATCTTGCAGAACTAACGGGTGGAACGCCCTGGTTTCTTTGGCCGATTATGATTCCCATTGAAATTCTTGGCTTGTTCACAAAACCATTTGCGTTGTGTATGCGTCTGTTTGCGAACATGACCGGCGGCCACATTGTTATTCTTTCGCTCTTTGGTTTGATTTTTATGTTTCGTTCATTTATCGTAGCGCCTGTGTCGGTGTTATTCGTTGTTGGAATTTATATGTTAGAACTCTTTGTTGCCTTTCTGCAGGCATACGTTTTCACGATGCTGACTTCGTTGTTTATGGGATTAGGTATGCAAGGAGAACATCATGAAGAAAGTCACACTCATTAA
- a CDS encoding AtpZ/AtpI family protein — MDSESPNRQSNLKQKKESVPSISRNFAPFLTMGIQLAVAVLLFFFLGHWIDNKFDIAPIGTLVGIVIGSTGGFIKFFKTVASITADEKKQRAKNKHED; from the coding sequence ATGGACTCTGAATCTCCAAATCGGCAATCGAACCTAAAACAAAAAAAAGAGAGCGTACCAAGCATCTCTCGAAATTTTGCACCATTCCTGACCATGGGAATCCAGCTTGCCGTAGCAGTGCTATTGTTTTTTTTTCTTGGTCATTGGATTGATAATAAATTTGACATTGCGCCGATTGGAACACTGGTCGGCATCGTCATCGGCAGTACCGGCGGATTTATAAAGTTCTTTAAGACAGTAGCATCCATCACAGCTGATGAAAAGAAACAACGAGCGAAGAACAAGCATGAAGATTGA
- a CDS encoding polymer-forming cytoskeletal protein translates to MSTKFDPVKEMNIIGAGTVVEGKIRSQGNVRVDGKLIGEVTASESLSVGVTGEIEGNITAKNVTIGGKVRGTISASEKIVFEGKSVIRGDIRATRLIIDEGSIFDGRVSMTEKVPIYEVKH, encoded by the coding sequence GTGTCTACAAAATTTGATCCTGTTAAAGAAATGAATATCATCGGTGCCGGAACGGTTGTCGAAGGAAAGATTCGAAGCCAAGGAAATGTGCGCGTTGATGGGAAGCTGATCGGCGAGGTAACTGCGAGTGAATCGCTTTCCGTAGGCGTCACCGGAGAGATTGAAGGAAATATTACGGCAAAGAATGTCACTATTGGCGGAAAAGTACGCGGCACCATTAGTGCTTCAGAAAAAATAGTGTTCGAAGGAAAATCGGTTATCCGGGGCGATATACGAGCCACTCGTCTTATCATTGACGAAGGATCGATTTTTGACGGCAGAGTCTCGATGACGGAAAAGGTTCCGATATACGAAGTGAAGCATTAA
- a CDS encoding M23 family metallopeptidase, with protein MAAESQHHSSKKNRFTIVLVPDEDASKAKNFRLAPWQFVAGLLTFAVAAVVLVLLILIYTPVGEIFPLSNPGLENKYGKELISLNQRMTSLMEQLVELRSYNMKLRRAMGENLTISDSGVVKTVPRTAAVEKNKIGKDEQMAANVQPFMSPVQQMIPARSVKLEPDARVAVSFPAILPTEGYMTRGFDPEHNHFGLDIAGKTGNLIVAAADGSIVFSGWTYDGGYIVIVSHAGGFMSFYKHNQALLKSSGSFVRRGDPIATLGNSGTTSSGPHLHLEIWKDGVPVDPSLYLINFYL; from the coding sequence TTGGCAGCAGAAAGTCAGCACCATAGTTCAAAAAAGAACCGTTTCACCATTGTTTTAGTGCCGGATGAAGATGCCAGTAAAGCGAAAAACTTTCGATTAGCTCCTTGGCAATTTGTTGCGGGATTATTAACATTTGCGGTGGCAGCGGTTGTGCTCGTACTGCTTATTCTTATTTATACTCCAGTGGGTGAGATCTTCCCATTATCAAACCCAGGGCTTGAAAATAAGTACGGCAAAGAACTGATTTCGCTTAACCAGCGAATGACGAGTTTGATGGAACAACTTGTTGAGTTGCGATCCTACAACATGAAGTTGCGGCGGGCAATGGGTGAAAATTTGACGATTTCTGATTCTGGAGTCGTGAAAACTGTGCCAAGAACAGCCGCCGTAGAAAAGAATAAGATCGGCAAGGATGAACAGATGGCTGCGAATGTCCAGCCATTCATGAGCCCGGTACAACAGATGATACCTGCCCGATCTGTGAAACTTGAACCAGATGCGAGAGTTGCGGTTTCGTTCCCGGCTATCCTTCCGACAGAAGGATATATGACGAGGGGATTTGATCCGGAACATAATCATTTCGGTTTGGATATTGCCGGGAAGACGGGTAATTTAATTGTTGCAGCAGCGGACGGTAGCATAGTTTTTTCTGGCTGGACGTACGATGGTGGCTATATCGTGATTGTTTCTCATGCGGGCGGTTTTATGAGCTTTTATAAACACAATCAAGCATTGCTGAAATCTTCAGGTTCGTTTGTGCGGCGCGGAGATCCGATTGCAACACTCGGTAATTCCGGAACAACGAGTTCCGGTCCGCATCTGCATCTTGAGATCTGGAAAGATGGAGTTCCAGTAGATCCATCCCTCTATTTGATAAATTTTTATCTCTAA
- the rpsU gene encoding 30S ribosomal protein S21 yields the protein MVGILIGENEPIDRALRRFKKKYERSGILKEVKKRAFFTKPSVKKRMKQAKAIRRTIRAASEEL from the coding sequence TTGGTCGGCATTCTTATTGGTGAAAATGAACCCATCGACCGTGCGTTACGACGGTTCAAAAAAAAGTATGAACGATCGGGCATTTTAAAGGAAGTGAAAAAACGTGCATTTTTCACAAAACCTTCGGTCAAGAAACGTATGAAACAGGCAAAAGCAATTCGCCGAACCATACGTGCGGCGTCAGAAGAACTTTAA
- a CDS encoding aldo/keto reductase, with product MEYRAFGKTGITISEIGYGAWGIGGAMWQGSKDDESLRALHRAIDLGLNFIDTALVYGEGHSENLVGKVIKERKERLYVTSKIPPKNLKWPAMPGTPLQEAFPFDHIIKCTEMSLKNLGVDTIDVQQFHVWDDAWAAENEWQDAVAKLKEQGKIHFFGMSLNNHEPDNALKVAATGLVDSFQVIYNIYDQTPEKNLFPLCQKNKIGIIVRVPLDEGGLSGNITAETKFPERDFRNSYFRDNRKQQVAEHADALKKLLGEEAQTLAELALRFCLHHPAVSTVIPGMRSISNVEANCLLSDRRKLSDSLVAELRNHTWERDFYQG from the coding sequence ATGGAATACAGAGCGTTCGGGAAAACAGGAATTACTATCTCAGAAATCGGTTATGGTGCATGGGGCATTGGCGGTGCGATGTGGCAGGGTTCGAAAGATGATGAATCACTTCGGGCGCTGCATCGAGCAATTGATCTCGGCTTGAATTTTATCGACACCGCATTAGTGTACGGTGAAGGGCATTCCGAGAATTTGGTTGGAAAGGTGATCAAAGAACGGAAGGAACGGTTATACGTTACATCGAAAATTCCGCCGAAGAACCTCAAATGGCCGGCGATGCCGGGAACACCTCTGCAGGAGGCATTTCCTTTCGATCACATCATCAAATGCACGGAAATGAGTTTGAAGAACCTTGGCGTTGATACGATTGATGTTCAACAATTCCACGTGTGGGATGATGCTTGGGCAGCAGAGAACGAATGGCAGGATGCAGTTGCCAAATTGAAGGAACAAGGAAAAATTCATTTCTTTGGAATGTCTCTCAATAATCATGAGCCAGATAATGCTCTGAAAGTTGCTGCAACCGGATTAGTCGATTCGTTCCAGGTTATCTATAATATTTACGATCAGACACCGGAGAAGAATCTCTTTCCACTATGTCAGAAAAATAAAATTGGCATTATTGTGCGCGTACCGTTAGATGAAGGCGGATTGTCGGGAAATATTACTGCGGAGACAAAATTTCCCGAACGCGATTTCCGCAACAGTTACTTTCGCGACAATCGGAAACAGCAAGTTGCCGAACATGCAGATGCACTCAAGAAACTCCTCGGCGAAGAAGCTCAAACATTAGCCGAACTTGCTCTCCGGTTTTGCCTGCACCATCCGGCAGTCTCGACGGTTATCCCCGGTATGCGCAGTATTTCCAATGTTGAGGCGAACTGCCTGCTTTCTGACAGAAGGAAGCTGAGTGATTCTCTCGTTGCCGAACTGCGCAATCATACATGGGAACGAGATTTCTACCAAGGATGA
- a CDS encoding thioredoxin family protein, with translation MKTIIISILAISLLIVPLAIAQIADSAKPTSSEQHKKFDPARNAQEDIKEAIVLAKKSDRRILLDVGGEWCIWCHRLDSLFLQNKDLAEYLDKHYVVVKINVSKENKNQKLLSKYPQVPGYPHLFVLDRNGKLLHSQDTGELEYPKNYPIKGHDKKKVFNFLKKWAK, from the coding sequence TTGAAAACAATAATCATATCGATATTGGCAATAAGTTTATTGATTGTTCCATTAGCTATTGCACAAATTGCTGACTCTGCCAAACCAACATCATCTGAGCAGCACAAGAAGTTTGACCCGGCGCGAAATGCACAAGAAGATATCAAAGAAGCAATTGTTCTCGCTAAGAAATCGGACAGACGTATTCTTCTCGATGTCGGAGGTGAATGGTGCATCTGGTGCCACCGCCTCGATAGTCTGTTCCTTCAAAACAAAGATCTTGCAGAATATTTAGACAAGCATTATGTTGTTGTGAAGATTAATGTGAGCAAAGAGAACAAGAACCAGAAACTTTTATCAAAATATCCCCAGGTACCTGGATATCCACACCTCTTTGTGCTGGATAGAAACGGTAAGCTTTTGCACTCACAAGATACGGGAGAATTAGAATATCCAAAGAATTATCCTATTAAAGGGCACGATAAGAAAAAAGTATTTAACTTCTTGAAAAAGTGGGCAAAGTAG
- a CDS encoding SUMF1/EgtB/PvdO family nonheme iron enzyme: MKRTFIFLLFLGMSFSAYSQTKMFINKNNGTTDSLFLSDVKSISFKSGSSTSPLGGMIPVAGGTFTVGTTPVTISSFTIDKYEVTFEKWTEVRTWALTNGYTDLAAGKNGHNPIGTNNPVDSLNWFDIVKWCNARSEKDGLTPVYYTTSAQSTVYRTGETVINTDAVKWTANGYRLPTETEWDFAARGGNSTQGYTYSGSNTFDNVAWCWQNSPINTHTVGTKMANELGIYDMSGNVWEMVWDWYSSTYPSGTTDPKGPSTTQSFRVFKGGSFDADGGTCAMAYRIFVYGGDFPNVRQWNSGFRCVQD, translated from the coding sequence ATGAAGCGCACATTTATATTTCTTCTCTTTTTGGGGATGTCTTTTTCAGCATATTCTCAGACAAAGATGTTCATCAATAAAAACAATGGAACAACAGATTCTTTGTTTCTGTCCGATGTGAAGAGCATTTCATTCAAATCGGGTTCTTCTACTTCCCCTTTGGGCGGTATGATCCCAGTTGCGGGCGGCACATTTACGGTCGGCACAACACCTGTCACGATCAGCAGTTTCACGATTGATAAATATGAAGTTACATTTGAGAAATGGACAGAAGTAAGAACCTGGGCATTGACGAACGGTTATACTGATTTGGCGGCAGGCAAGAATGGTCACAATCCGATTGGGACGAATAATCCTGTAGACTCTTTGAATTGGTTTGATATAGTAAAATGGTGCAATGCCCGTTCGGAGAAAGATGGACTAACTCCTGTTTACTATACCACAAGTGCACAAAGCACGGTGTATAGGACGGGAGAGACAGTGATTAATACAGACGCGGTGAAATGGACAGCAAACGGCTATCGTTTGCCGACAGAAACAGAGTGGGATTTCGCCGCCCGAGGAGGAAATTCCACACAGGGATACACCTATAGTGGCAGTAACACCTTTGACAATGTTGCTTGGTGTTGGCAAAACTCCCCAATCAATACGCACACCGTGGGGACAAAAATGGCAAATGAACTTGGTATTTACGACATGAGCGGCAATGTGTGGGAAATGGTATGGGATTGGTATTCCAGCACGTATCCGTCCGGGACGACAGATCCTAAGGGTCCATCGACTACTCAAAGCTTTCGGGTGTTTAAGGGCGGTTCGTTCGACGCTGATGGGGGCACCTGCGCGATGGCTTACCGCATCTTCGTCTACGGCGGCGACTTCCCGAACGTCCGCCAATGGAACAGTGGCTTCCGCTGCGTCCAGGATTAA
- a CDS encoding T9SS type A sorting domain-containing protein, which produces MRRVIALLFTACSSICLAQTDSLFVEKMDGTIRGYPISLINQISFSDLPTSIRDQELIQTVLSSFALRQNFPNPFNPTTTIQYDIPRNGEVNVAVYDIQGRLVRSLASLTQQAGSHSIVWDARSNGGTIVASGTYFCRIDFNNAFLVKKLVLLK; this is translated from the coding sequence ATGCGACGTGTCATTGCTTTACTATTCACGGCTTGTAGCTCCATCTGTCTCGCTCAAACAGATTCGCTGTTCGTGGAGAAGATGGATGGAACAATCCGCGGTTATCCAATCTCTTTGATAAACCAGATTTCCTTTTCTGATTTACCTACGAGCATAAGAGATCAAGAGTTAATACAGACGGTTCTTTCTTCTTTTGCGCTCCGTCAAAATTTTCCAAACCCGTTTAATCCGACGACGACTATCCAGTATGATATTCCTCGTAACGGTGAAGTCAACGTAGCTGTGTATGATATTCAAGGCCGCCTTGTTCGATCCCTGGCAAGCCTCACTCAACAGGCGGGCTCACATAGCATAGTGTGGGATGCTCGTAGCAACGGGGGAACCATTGTTGCGAGCGGTACATACTTTTGCCGCATTGATTTCAATAATGCATTTCTTGTCAAGAAACTAGTCCTTCTCAAATAG
- a CDS encoding glycosyl hydrolase family 28 protein, with product MKAHKYSIWLLLIPTIVLTMAIRTGVSYGQTTVVVTYPGPTGISAATDRIVTVNENPVFVYNTAVNFNRTYSTNPVLETTPVAYFDFCGEVTINVIVPGVKIGMVTIRPLALGIKPIINGDTISFLLSNPAKLTIEINNNLHRALHLFANKLNLNPPLEGDPGVIYFGPGVHNAGSIQVGNDKTVYIAGGAVVYGWIKAMNMQNVKIVGRGILDGSIYSRWPNAVVPIDFEHCQNVTVDGILILDPAGWTLNTYFCDRVTINDVKIISARSNGDGITTQSCTNVTATDCFVRGWDDNLVVKGYGGTVPGYAYGNVKNVIFDNMILWTDLAQSCEIGYETRADTMQNITFKNITVLHNFHKPVMSIHNSDEAVVTDVHYDNVTVEDAEMGQGDGSKLLIDLFIGTSVWSQSSERGKIRNVTFNNIRVLGGNFPPSRIQGFDQSHDIENVSINNLYLFGTLISNASTGGFSINQYVQNVSFGTDTGIETNSSDESGPRNFLLAQNYPNPFNPSTTILYEIPEATRVTLQIYNELGQRIAILVDGIFRAGQYGVVWNGRDTLGMQVPSGIYFYRLQVGSLFATRKMLLLK from the coding sequence ATGAAAGCTCACAAATATTCAATTTGGCTTCTTTTAATTCCAACGATCGTTCTCACAATGGCAATAAGAACGGGCGTATCCTATGGTCAAACCACCGTTGTTGTAACATATCCTGGTCCCACAGGTATCTCGGCTGCGACCGATAGAATTGTTACGGTGAACGAGAATCCCGTTTTTGTTTACAATACAGCCGTTAACTTCAACCGGACGTATTCTACGAATCCCGTACTTGAAACCACTCCCGTAGCTTACTTTGATTTTTGTGGTGAAGTTACGATCAATGTGATTGTCCCGGGAGTGAAAATAGGCATGGTTACTATACGTCCTTTGGCCTTGGGAATTAAGCCGATCATAAATGGCGATACCATATCTTTTCTGCTATCAAACCCGGCAAAGCTCACGATAGAAATTAATAATAATCTGCATCGCGCCCTTCACCTTTTTGCAAACAAGTTGAACCTCAATCCACCGCTAGAGGGTGATCCAGGTGTTATTTATTTTGGTCCGGGCGTCCACAATGCAGGGAGTATCCAGGTTGGAAATGACAAAACAGTATACATTGCCGGCGGAGCAGTTGTATACGGTTGGATTAAGGCAATGAATATGCAAAATGTTAAAATTGTCGGTCGAGGCATTCTTGATGGAAGTATCTACTCCCGGTGGCCGAACGCAGTCGTTCCCATTGATTTTGAGCATTGTCAGAACGTGACTGTGGACGGTATCTTGATACTAGATCCGGCAGGATGGACGCTCAATACATATTTCTGTGATCGTGTGACAATTAATGATGTAAAAATAATATCGGCTCGTTCTAACGGTGATGGGATTACTACGCAATCCTGTACGAATGTTACCGCGACGGATTGCTTTGTGAGAGGCTGGGACGATAACCTTGTGGTGAAAGGGTACGGTGGCACAGTCCCGGGGTACGCTTATGGTAATGTGAAAAATGTCATATTCGACAATATGATTTTATGGACCGACCTTGCACAGTCTTGCGAAATTGGATACGAGACGAGGGCAGATACCATGCAGAACATTACCTTCAAAAACATAACGGTGCTGCATAACTTCCACAAGCCGGTGATGAGCATCCACAACAGCGATGAAGCTGTAGTAACCGATGTGCATTATGACAATGTTACAGTCGAAGATGCTGAGATGGGGCAAGGGGATGGTTCAAAATTACTCATTGATTTGTTCATAGGGACTTCTGTCTGGAGTCAGTCTTCCGAAAGAGGGAAAATTAGAAATGTGACTTTTAACAACATAAGAGTGCTTGGGGGCAATTTTCCGCCTTCACGCATTCAAGGATTCGATCAGAGTCATGACATAGAAAACGTGTCCATAAATAACTTGTATCTTTTCGGCACATTAATCTCCAATGCAAGTACAGGAGGGTTTTCCATCAACCAGTATGTACAGAACGTTTCGTTTGGCACGGACACCGGAATAGAGACAAATTCCAGTGATGAATCTGGTCCTAGGAATTTCTTGCTTGCACAAAATTATCCCAATCCTTTCAATCCGAGCACGACAATTCTTTATGAAATTCCTGAGGCTACACGAGTCACACTGCAAATTTATAATGAGCTAGGACAGCGTATCGCGATCCTTGTCGATGGCATTTTCCGGGCTGGGCAGTACGGTGTTGTCTGGAATGGGCGAGATACTTTGGGAATGCAAGTCCCTAGCGGGATTTATTTTTATCGTTTGCAAGTCGGAAGTCTTTTCGCGACGCGCAAAATGCTGCTGTTGAAATAA
- a CDS encoding alpha-amylase family glycosyl hydrolase produces the protein MIHSRKFFLLLSVCSTFIFGIRLSAQTAVSIGILTGGGDWYEDTVRIYATVSDASIGSAMVEVRGNNYVHDTTVSVSSSLLSALVPLVDGRDTIIISITKPSAATVSSRVVFDYHADHSTNIIINYNISGSAVILDATSSTNPDNLPVSYLWEPDPLNPSLVALSGSNTATVSYESPTADGEYYFTVKAITSLDTSWARAVIVVDSGRAHIVDSGTWHPSWIDNAVIYEIFVNSFSFGGQFIEVTAAIPQLKALGINCIWLMPIYPAVSTHGYNVTDYYHVRSSYGSNSDFANLVNTAHQYGIKVILDLVINHTSAEHPFIKDAYQYGIYSPYNDFYVWHNGVVSESMYVYYYGWSDLANINYQSNWTKEYLLRMSKYWIEKFNIDGYRCDVAWGVNDGGVNEWGQNEIRPGGPAFWQTFRAELKSVKPDIYLLGEMDAARYYGRSPYFDKKFDSGYDWSFLSSIENCLTHISSVTTFDLLVKFYESSNYPSFARPFRFIENHDLSRFISMYNVQQTKMAATLLLTMPGVPLIYSGQEYGELTMRNLIDRTDPNDLNPFYTKLIHIRTSHPSLEQGSLMRLQTSSNDTVYAYLRMFGNDKVVVLNNFYSNNVNTIVTIPRDSLRFDSTKTWYVNDILNGESTTVNTSSSLDVFDIDLAPFQSRILIFSNSPIYNGVMENEAKPKVFKLDQNFPNPFNPSTHINYSLAQSGFVSLKVYNTLGENVQTLVSDYKHLGDYSLTFNGNRLSSGIYFLRLQQGSLTSTKKLLLLK, from the coding sequence ATGATCCATTCAAGGAAGTTTTTCCTGTTATTATCGGTATGCTCAACATTCATTTTTGGTATAAGACTTTCTGCGCAGACGGCTGTATCAATAGGAATCTTGACTGGGGGAGGAGACTGGTACGAGGATACAGTCAGGATTTATGCAACTGTAAGCGACGCAAGCATTGGTAGTGCGATGGTCGAGGTGAGAGGCAACAACTATGTTCACGATACCACAGTAAGTGTGTCGTCGAGTCTTCTGTCTGCGCTTGTGCCACTGGTTGATGGCAGAGATACGATAATAATTTCAATTACAAAGCCGTCGGCTGCAACCGTGAGCAGTAGAGTTGTGTTTGATTACCACGCTGACCATTCAACAAATATAATTATCAATTATAATATTAGTGGAAGTGCTGTAATTCTTGATGCAACTTCATCGACAAATCCGGATAATTTACCGGTCAGTTATTTATGGGAGCCTGATCCATTAAATCCATCGCTTGTAGCTTTATCTGGTTCAAACACAGCTACGGTATCCTATGAATCTCCAACTGCAGATGGCGAATATTATTTTACCGTGAAAGCTATTACTAGTCTCGATACATCGTGGGCACGTGCGGTGATAGTGGTGGATTCTGGACGAGCGCATATAGTTGATTCAGGAACATGGCATCCGTCGTGGATTGATAATGCAGTGATTTACGAAATTTTTGTTAATAGCTTTAGTTTTGGTGGACAATTTATAGAGGTCACAGCAGCAATTCCGCAGTTGAAGGCTCTCGGAATAAACTGCATCTGGCTGATGCCTATATACCCGGCGGTATCAACGCATGGTTATAACGTTACAGACTATTATCATGTGAGATCGAGTTACGGTTCTAATAGCGATTTTGCGAATCTTGTGAATACGGCACATCAATACGGGATCAAGGTAATCTTAGATTTGGTGATCAACCATACGTCGGCAGAGCATCCATTTATAAAGGATGCATACCAGTACGGAATATATTCACCGTACAATGATTTTTACGTATGGCATAATGGTGTGGTGTCAGAAAGCATGTACGTTTATTACTACGGATGGTCGGATTTGGCAAACATAAATTATCAAAGCAATTGGACAAAGGAATACCTGCTCAGGATGTCTAAATATTGGATTGAGAAATTTAATATAGATGGATACAGATGTGATGTCGCTTGGGGAGTAAATGACGGTGGCGTAAATGAATGGGGGCAAAACGAGATACGTCCGGGTGGACCAGCCTTCTGGCAGACATTCAGGGCCGAGTTAAAAAGCGTTAAGCCTGATATATATCTCCTCGGTGAGATGGATGCTGCTCGTTATTATGGACGTTCGCCGTACTTTGATAAAAAATTTGACAGCGGATATGACTGGTCGTTTCTTTCTTCCATTGAAAATTGCTTAACACATATAAGTTCTGTTACTACTTTCGATCTACTGGTTAAATTTTACGAAAGTAGTAATTATCCTTCATTCGCTCGCCCTTTCCGTTTCATTGAGAACCATGATCTTTCAAGATTCATTTCGATGTACAATGTTCAACAGACAAAGATGGCAGCGACGCTTCTTCTTACCATGCCCGGCGTACCTTTGATTTATTCTGGACAAGAGTATGGTGAGTTGACTATGCGTAATCTTATCGATCGAACCGATCCGAACGATCTGAATCCTTTCTATACGAAGTTGATACATATTAGAACCTCGCATCCCTCGCTTGAACAGGGAAGCCTCATGCGACTTCAGACATCGTCAAATGATACGGTATATGCGTATCTCAGAATGTTCGGAAATGATAAGGTGGTAGTGCTTAATAATTTCTACAGTAATAACGTAAATACCATTGTTACTATACCGCGAGATTCATTGAGGTTCGATTCAACAAAGACGTGGTATGTAAACGACATATTGAATGGCGAATCAACTACGGTAAACACATCTTCATCACTTGACGTATTCGATATCGATCTCGCCCCCTTCCAATCGAGAATCCTCATTTTCTCCAATTCGCCAATATATAACGGCGTTATGGAGAACGAGGCAAAACCGAAAGTGTTTAAATTAGATCAGAATTTTCCAAATCCTTTCAACCCGAGCACACACATCAATTATTCGTTGGCACAATCTGGATTTGTTTCATTGAAAGTTTATAATACTCTTGGTGAGAATGTTCAAACCTTGGTATCTGACTACAAACACCTGGGAGACTACTCACTCACTTTTAACGGAAACCGGCTCAGTAGTGGCATATACTTTCTTCGGTTGCAACAAGGTTCGCTAACCAGCACCAAGAAGTTATTACTACTAAAGTAG